The nucleotide sequence TTTGCCACCCAGGTGCAGGGTGAATCGGCGGATGCTGAAGTGGTGTGTCGCCCCATGGAGCAATTGACGGGAAATCCGGACACGTTGGCCCCATCGTTGGCGGCGATACTGGAGGCGCTCGAACCGCACTTCATCAACCTGCCCTACCTGCACCTCGGCGAAAACGAGTTCATCTACAAATTTCGACCGGAAAAGGAGCGCAACCCCGCGATTTACGCCAGCGATGAAGTTTCGAGCGGGCTCTACCAGTCCCAACTGTGCGCCGCGATCAAAGCCCTCGCCCGCCGTCACGAGCGCAGCGCCACCAGCCCCGTGACCCTCGATTTCGGCGCGGTGGAATACATCATTCCCAGCCACTTCGGATTTTGCCTCGGCGTGAAAAACGCCATCGAACGCGCCTACGAAACGCTGGCGGCCAACCCCGGTAAACGCGTCTTCATGCTCTCCGAGCTGATCCACAATCCGTTTGTGAACGAAGATCTGTGCCGGCGAGGTCTGCGCTATCTGCAAACCGACAAAGGTGTGCCTTTCACCATCACCGGCCTACCCGCCACGGCTGCCACCACCGAGCCACTCATTTGGGACACGCTTACGCCGGACGACATCGTCATCATCCCCGCCTTTGGCGCGACCAATGAGGACAAGGCGCGTCTGGTTAAAAAAGGTCTCGCAGTCTATCCGCATGACGCCACGTGCATGCTGGTCGAAAAAGTCTGGAAGGCCGCCCGCAGCTATGGTCGCGAGGGCTACACGGTGGTCATCCACGGCAAAGCGGAGCACGAAGAGACCAAAGCCACGTTTTCCAATACCCGACGGCATGCACCGGCCGTGATTGTGCGCAATCTCGCCGAGGTCGAAACGCTGGCCAAAATTATCGAGAGCACCGATCCCGCCGTGCGCGCCTCCTTTTACGAGACCTTCGCGGGTAAGTATACCGAGGGTTTCGACGTCGATCGCGATTTGGAACGCGTGGCCGTGGTCAATCAAACCACCCTGCTCATGAACGAAACGCTCGCGATCATCGAGCGTTTGCGCGGGGCGTTCACAACTCGATTTGGGGACGCGGGAGCGGAGCGCGTCGGAGGCGGCGGTCGACGCGACACGTTGTGCTACGCCACTCAGGTCAACCAGGATGCCCTAGGCCGGGCCCTCGCGGAGCCGCTCGACACCGCCTTTGTCATCGGCGGTAAAAACTCCTCCAATACCTATCAGCTTCATCGGCTTTGCGCGGATAAATTGGATGCGCAGGCGTTCTTTATTCAGAGCGAACGCAACATCCTCGCCATGGACGCATCCGAACATTTCGTGTTCCCGGCTCACGGCCCCGCCTCGGGCGGCCATATGGAAACGCGGCCGTTGTGGCATGATCCCGCCGCCCGCAAGCGCGTATTGATCACGGGAGGGGCATCCTGCCCGGACGGGTTGATTCAACAGGTCATCACCCGTTTGAACGGCTTTTTCCCTCCCGAACGACTGCGCTCCATCGAGGCCGTGTTACACGACCTCGAGTGCGAAGACTAACCCGCGCTTAGAAGCGGGTGATGATGCCGACGCGCACGATGAGATTGTCGCCGAGCATGATCGAGGCCGTGCGGCCACCGACGGTTTGGAAGTAGTCGTCGATCGCCTCAAACACCCCACCGACGAACAACGCGGTGCGCGGAGTGATCCAATACTCTGCCGCAATCTCGGCGTAATAGCCCAAGATCATCTCACTGTGCTCACCGGTTTGAGTGATGGTGATGGGATTGCCCACCTCGTAGGCGCTCATGTCGAGCGTCTCGGTCACGGTGTAATCGGTGCCTACAAACGCGCCCATGAGACCCGCCGAAGCAACGATGCCGATCTTCTCCGTGAGATGGGTGCGAATCTCCGCGCCCATGCGGATGGAGTAATAGGCTCCTTTGAGTTCCCAGTCACCGTCGACGAACGCGCCGCCCGCGGTAGTGGTAAAGGTGCGGTTGGGAGTGACTTGCTGCAGGGGAACCGTGGTTTCCAGTCCATCGGCCAGAATGATGTTACCGATGTCATCGAACAGATTGCCAAACGACGGAGCCTCGTAACGCGCGTCGGGCGCATCACCGTAGAGCTCATACAAGTCGGTCATCGTGATCAGATCCGACATTACCCGGCCGGCGGTCGCGGCTTTGACGTCGGTCATACCGATCGAAGCCGTAAGGTTGATTTCCGTCTTGGGGCTCAGCTTGAGGAAGCGACGGGAGACGGCCATTTCCATGCCGAGGTTGGATCCGTCGTGATCAGCCGCCGCGGTCGCTCCGGTGGATTGCGCGGAAAACGCATGCATGGCGATGCCGCCATCCACTTGTTGCGAGTCGTGGGTGTAAAACCACTGCCGGGTTTGACCGGGCGTATAGGAAAGCAGGCTCTCCCCTTTTTCCGTGGTGTAGCGGCCACCCGGTGTGGAAGTCTGATTGCCGTCAGCGTCCTTCTCGCTGCTACGCAGACCATCGAGGGCCACGCCGCCATCGTCGTATCGACGCACGACCACTTCGGTCCGGTCGGCACCGGGCAGATTTTGAATCGAAGGCACTTCGCCCAACCCACCGAACTGCACCGATGATTTGCCGCTGTTGTAGCGGGCGTTTACGTGGAACGTCCACGGGTTGGCATCGCGAAAGGCCACTTTGCGCATCCGCGGCGGCAGCACGAACCCGGGAGGCGCTTCCGCCGTCTGTTCTTCCGGAACTTCGACTTCGGTCGTGGCCTGCGCATAAGTTGGGCAGGCAGAAATAGCGATCGTGAGACCGAGCGTAAGCAGACGGGCGAGTTTGGAGTTCGTCATGGAGTATAGGCGATTCAGACGCGTATTATCCGGTAAGGTTGCTCGGAAAACGGTCATGGCCAGCCCTTTCTTGGGGTTTCATCCCGGATAAGGGGCGAATCGTCCCTTCGACCAGGCCTCGAAGGGCTACTGTGTGAACTCGTCAAACTCGGCCGCCTTGGCCTTTTCAGCGGCCAAAGCCGCGGCCGCGGCGGGGTCGATCGCGGCTTCCCGCTCCTTGAGCCGACGTTCGGCGGCCCGCAGGTCTTCTTCGCGCTGTTCGAGCTCGGTTTCGGTGAGCTGCTGCTCCTGCACCTTATCGAAAAGGCTGGATTCACTTTCCTCCAGAAAGGCTTCCCGTTCCTTGATCGATGCCCGTTGCTCCTTGAGGGATGCCTCCTGTCGCTCCAGCTCGGCTTTCAGTTTTTCGAGTGCCTCTTTCTCCTCGGCGGAGAGCGAAGACCGGGCCGGAGCCGCTTTGCGGGCGGCGGCGAGCACATTTTCCCGCGCCTGCAACAGCGCCTCCATCTCGGCAAATTCACGCTGCTGTTCGAGCAATTTGACCTCCAGCTCTTCGCACGCGCGTTCCCGGTCCTCCAATCGGGCCTCCAACTCGCGCAGCGCTTTTTCGAGCTCGTTCGACTTTTCCGGAGACATCCGGGTTTCGGATTCTCCCCAGGGGGCCCGGGTGACCGCCACGATTTCGTTGATTTTTTCACGGGCTTCGGCGGCATTTGCCGATTGCTCGATCGGCGACCGCACCCGGCGGCGCAAGGACAGGTTTGGTCCGCCGGCCCCGGGCGGGGCACCGGGAAAACGAAGTTTGTTGCCGGGAGGCGGGGGCAAATCAGGCATGACCGATCATCGACCGAAAAGGCGGCCGAACCAACCCGATTTTTTCTCGGGCACAGCTCCGGCCACATGCGGCTCCAGCAACTTGACGACCAAGGGCTCGATGGCGGGATCCTGCAGCACCATCACTTCGCGGCTCAAGGCGGTGCCCGCCGCGATGCGGGCCTCGATCTGAGCGAGGTCGGCTTTGAAGTAGGCCAGGAGCGCCTCCACCCGCGATTCCACCTTGGGGGGCACGGCAGCCCCGCGAGCGGACAAGCCCTGGCGCTGAAGCGCCGACAGGCCCGCGACGGTGGCGCCCAGCGCTTCGATGAGATGTAGCCCTTTTTGCCCCGGACGAAACGGCAGGAACTTGGCAATGGTCGCTTCGTCCACGTGCGACAGGGCGTTGAGCAGGCTGCGGAAATCGCCACCCACGATGACACTCTGGGACATGCTTTGCGCAAAAACGGCGAACGCGCCGATGGTCTCCAGGTTTTCCAAGCCGCAAAACTCCAGCGTGTCGGCGGACAGACTGCTGAACCGGATGGGAAAATCTTCAGGAATCTCCAACTTCTTGAGATTATCTAGAATCGGATTGGACGCCGCGGACGCGGATTCGCTGTGCTCGACCATGTCGCCGAACGGGTCGTCAAAGGCCAAGGTTTCCTGCAGAATCGTGATCAGCGTGGTGATGCTGTTCGCCGGATAACCACGCGACGCGAGCAATTCGACCGTGTCGTCGTATTCGAGATCGATGTAATCCGCCGGGCAGTCGACTTTGTTCGCGCCGGGCCATTCCGGGCCATCGAGGTTTTCCGCCAGACTGGAGAGCGCCGTGTCGACCATGATGGACGACGCAAACGCGGTGCGGACTGCATTCCATTGTTGAGCGGAGGATGGATCAGGCATGGGGAGCGTAAGAGAAGGGTTTAGTCGGTGATGCCGTCGCCGTGACGAATGAGTTCCATGGCGACCTTGCGGTAGTCGTCGACGACGGTCGATTCCCCGCTGCTGTCGGCGGACGCATTGACCAGGTTGACCGGCAGTCCCAGCGTGACCGCCCGTCGGACCACCATCGCATCGCGCACGTGTTGTTCGAACAATTTGGCCGACGGTGCTACGCGCTTGGCGCTGCGATATTGGTTCATGCGCAACTGCATCCGCATCCGCGGCACGTCGATGTCGACGCCGGTTTTGATCGAGTTGAAGATAATGCCCTGCACGCGCGCTGGCACTCCCTGGGAGGATTTGCGAAAGCTGGCGCTCAGTTGGTGAAACTTGCCCAACTTCTCCACCAGCAGCGTGAAGCCGATGAGGCTCAAGGCGTCCGGGTTGGACGGCACGTAAATTTCGTTGGCACTGAAAATCCCGCACTGCGACGCCCGCAAAATATTCGGCGGACAATCGAACAGGATGAAATCGTAGTTGCTCTCGATGGCCTCGAGTTGGTCGCGAAAAATCACATACGGCGGTCGGGCCGGATCGCCGCGAAACTCGTTTTCCAAATCCACCAGATTGAAGGTCGTCGGCAGAATATCCAACCCCGGCAGCACGACCTCTCCCGTCTTGCTGCGCACCACGTCTTTGACCACCAGATCCGACACCTTGGCTTCGCCGGGATCGAAGATCGAATACACCGCGCCCTGGCTCGATGTGTTGATTTTGTTCCACCGGTCCAACCGCAACAGCCAGATGGAAGCGTTGGACTGGGTGTCGAAATCGCAGATGAGGACGCGTTTGCCCAGTTTGGCCAAACAAGCCGCGATGTTCACGAGCAGTGACGTTTTGCCGACGCCGCCCTTGTAGTTGATGAAAGCAATTTTTCGAGCCATGATACGGATCAATCGATGTCAGGGGTAATGCCCCTGATCACAAGGACTTGACGGTGCGATTTTAACCGCCGACTGCCCAGAACAAAAGCGGTCTGGCGGGGTTTCACCAAATATTCGCAAAACGGTGAGCAAACGCGATTTGTCACCGATTGGTCGCGCAAACGCCACCCCCCCGCAATGCGGCCCGGCTAATTTTCCCCGAGCCGTGATTCCATGCCCCCCTACATACTAAGCGTCGACGACGAACCGGATGTGACCGACATCATCGCCTTCAACCTGCGGAAACGGGGTTACGAGGTGCAAACCGCCGCCGATGGTCACAGCGCACTCGATCGCATCGCGGAACGACGACCGGATCTCCTGTTGTTGGATCTCATGCTGCCCGACCTCGACGGGTTTGCCATCTGCGAGATTCTGCGCCGCCGCGCGGATACCGCCACGTTGCCCATCATCATTCTTTCCGCGTGGAGCGAACCCGATTCGCGCCACCTCGGCCTCGAGCTCGGGGCGATCGACTTCATCAACAAACCCTTCAGCCCCCGGGCGCTGGTCGAACGCGTCGACAATCTGCTGGCTTCACGCCACCCCGCCACCGATATCCGCTCTTGAACAGCGACCGGGGACGACGGCATAAGGCCGTCATGCCCGACAAAACTCGCCTGATCACCGCTTTGATTGAAAAGCTCGAGGCCGACCGTGATCTGCAAACCCGGGCCGCCCTGCTCGCGCGCGACGAAGCGACCAACGAAGAAAGCCGCGCGGAAAACAAATATGACACCCGCGGCCAGGAAGCGGCCTATCTCGCCGAGGGTCAGGCCAAGCTCGCGGCGGAGCTGGCTGACGCCATCCGCCTGTATCGCTCGCTCGAACTACCCGCCACCCCTCCGCCCGCGGCCCTCAAGATCGGGAGTGTATTCACCATTGAACGACTAGGCGGGCCTCTACACGGC is from Synoicihabitans lomoniglobus and encodes:
- the ispH gene encoding 4-hydroxy-3-methylbut-2-enyl diphosphate reductase, whose amino-acid sequence is MSSAPALTALLAFDRNNRLAVRALGSKAGLAFSGIDERMAVDRLTSAYAEHTTPRSLLEIEAGGRNYRVFATQVQGESADAEVVCRPMEQLTGNPDTLAPSLAAILEALEPHFINLPYLHLGENEFIYKFRPEKERNPAIYASDEVSSGLYQSQLCAAIKALARRHERSATSPVTLDFGAVEYIIPSHFGFCLGVKNAIERAYETLAANPGKRVFMLSELIHNPFVNEDLCRRGLRYLQTDKGVPFTITGLPATAATTEPLIWDTLTPDDIVIIPAFGATNEDKARLVKKGLAVYPHDATCMLVEKVWKAARSYGREGYTVVIHGKAEHEETKATFSNTRRHAPAVIVRNLAEVETLAKIIESTDPAVRASFYETFAGKYTEGFDVDRDLERVAVVNQTTLLMNETLAIIERLRGAFTTRFGDAGAERVGGGGRRDTLCYATQVNQDALGRALAEPLDTAFVIGGKNSSNTYQLHRLCADKLDAQAFFIQSERNILAMDASEHFVFPAHGPASGGHMETRPLWHDPAARKRVLITGGASCPDGLIQQVITRLNGFFPPERLRSIEAVLHDLECED
- a CDS encoding ParA family protein, with protein sequence MARKIAFINYKGGVGKTSLLVNIAACLAKLGKRVLICDFDTQSNASIWLLRLDRWNKINTSSQGAVYSIFDPGEAKVSDLVVKDVVRSKTGEVVLPGLDILPTTFNLVDLENEFRGDPARPPYVIFRDQLEAIESNYDFILFDCPPNILRASQCGIFSANEIYVPSNPDALSLIGFTLLVEKLGKFHQLSASFRKSSQGVPARVQGIIFNSIKTGVDIDVPRMRMQLRMNQYRSAKRVAPSAKLFEQHVRDAMVVRRAVTLGLPVNLVNASADSSGESTVVDDYRKVAMELIRHGDGITD
- a CDS encoding response regulator → MPPYILSVDDEPDVTDIIAFNLRKRGYEVQTAADGHSALDRIAERRPDLLLLDLMLPDLDGFAICEILRRRADTATLPIIILSAWSEPDSRHLGLELGAIDFINKPFSPRALVERVDNLLASRHPATDIRS
- a CDS encoding transcription elongation factor, which encodes MPDKTRLITALIEKLEADRDLQTRAALLARDEATNEESRAENKYDTRGQEAAYLAEGQAKLAAELADAIRLYRSLELPATPPPAALKIGSVFTIERLGGPLHGLIGPRAGGTDFTVDDTTYTVITPSSPLGRAVLGRKAGDTVYLVQRGKPQPHRITATA